The Scomber scombrus chromosome 22, fScoSco1.1, whole genome shotgun sequence genome has a window encoding:
- the pthlha gene encoding parathyroid hormone-like hormone a — protein sequence MFCSRRVLQQWCFALFLLCSPVPHYGRPIDALSNRIKRSVTHAQLMHDKGRTLQDFKRRMWLQELLDEVHTAEIRDLPVRTVAGGGSSSGAGVGLPGAGLGINLSTTGSTLHSKPPGGTKNLPISFRLEEEEGTNLPQETNKSQTYKDGVLKAPGKKKKKGRSGKRREGEKRKRRARSLGWRLEEEPGSGLHLEWRSLLGLRRALL from the exons ATGTTCTGCTCCAGGAGAGTCCTGCAGCAGTGGTGCTTCGCTCTCTTCTTGCTCTGCTCTCCGGTGCCACACTACGGACGGCCCATTGATGCCCTGAGCAACAGAAT AAAGCGCTCTGTGACTCATGCTCAGCTGATGCACGATAAAGGCCGGACGCTGCAGGATTTTAAGCGTCGCATGTGGCTGCAGGAGCTTTTGGATGAAGTCCACACGGCAGAGATCCGCGACCTCCCCGTCCGGACTGTAGCCGGAGGGGGAAGCAGCAGCGGCGCTGGCGTCGGGCTGCCGGGCGCCGGCCTGGGAATCAACCTGAGCACCACCGGCAGCACCCTGCACTCCAAACCTCCCGGAGGAACCAAAAACCTCCCCATCAGCTTccggctggaggaggaggagggcaccAACCTGCCGCAGGAGACCAACAAGTCCCAGACGTACAAAGACGGCGTTCTCAAGGCACCcggcaagaagaagaagaaaggaaggtctgggaaaaggagggaaggagagaagaggaagagacgAGCGCGCTCGTTGGGCTGGAGGCTGGAAGAAGAGCCTGGGAGCGGACTCCACCTGGAGTGGAGATCTCTGCTTGGCCTACGGAGGGCGCTGCTTTAA